A genomic window from Rosettibacter firmus includes:
- the mreC gene encoding rod shape-determining protein MreC, giving the protein MIKFLQRLISNYKEYFLLVILSIISITLLSLNNKPEIKRLRTFAFGNYALLNEILNYPLSIFKNDYSLKELEEENAKLMLEISRLRSKSLENEHLRSMLNFKDTSSFSLISADVISKLVNKMQGNFIINRGSADGVLIGMPVLNFQGLIGIVVDTAKNFSIVRTLYNNNLNIAVTIERLNIDGILNWDGNKLIIKNIPSTYEIKVGDSVVTSDFSTIFPPRIPVGIISKREEVPIGLLHNLTVKPFVDINSVDNIFVLKVIPSKQINQLEMNLLKK; this is encoded by the coding sequence ATGATAAAATTCTTACAAAGATTAATAAGTAACTACAAAGAATACTTTTTATTAGTAATCCTATCTATCATAAGTATTACACTTCTTTCATTAAATAATAAACCTGAAATAAAAAGACTTAGAACCTTTGCTTTTGGAAATTATGCTCTTTTGAATGAAATATTGAATTATCCTCTATCAATATTTAAAAATGATTATTCATTAAAAGAGCTGGAAGAAGAAAATGCAAAGTTAATGTTAGAAATTAGTCGATTGAGAAGTAAAAGCCTTGAAAATGAACATCTTCGCTCTATGTTGAACTTTAAAGACACAAGTAGTTTCTCTTTGATAAGTGCAGATGTTATTTCCAAACTTGTAAATAAAATGCAGGGTAATTTTATTATAAATCGTGGCTCTGCAGACGGAGTTCTAATCGGAATGCCTGTTCTTAACTTTCAAGGATTGATAGGAATTGTAGTTGATACAGCTAAAAATTTTTCTATTGTTCGAACACTCTATAACAATAATCTTAACATAGCTGTTACAATTGAACGGCTGAATATAGATGGTATATTAAACTGGGATGGTAATAAATTAATAATTAAAAATATTCCTTCTACTTATGAAATAAAAGTTGGTGATAGTGTTGTTACTTCTGATTTCAGTACAATTTTTCCACCAAGAATTCCAGTAGGAATAATTTCTAAAAGAGAAGAAGTGCCAATAGGATTACTTCATAATCTTACAGTAAAACCTTTTGTTGATATTAATTCTGTTGATAATATATTTGTTCTTAAAGTTATCCCAAGTAAACAAATAAATCAGTTGGAAATGAATTTATTAAAGAAATAA
- a CDS encoding rod shape-determining protein → MGLFDLFTTDVAIDLGTANTLIYIKGKGIVLNEPSIVAFDRNTKKIIELGNKAKEMQGREHRDIRVTRPMRDGVIADFEIAEGMIRAFIKKVTPNTFTSKRIVIAVPSGVTEVEKRAVRDAAEHAGAKEVHLIAEPMAAAIGIGIDVEAPVGNMIIDIGGGTTEIAVIALGGIVNEESIRIAGDEMNNAIMQFFKKNYNLLIGERTAEAIKCEVGSAVPLKEEITIQVKGRDLVGGIPKTTEVSSVEIREALNESITQIVDAVRQTLERTPPELSADILDRGVMLTGGGALLKGLDERIRMEINLPVHVADDPLTAVVRGTGKALENMNKYSKVFIRKRTY, encoded by the coding sequence ATGGGATTATTTGATTTATTTACAACAGATGTTGCAATTGATCTTGGTACTGCTAATACCTTAATTTATATTAAAGGTAAAGGGATAGTTTTAAACGAACCATCAATTGTTGCATTTGATAGAAATACAAAAAAAATAATTGAACTTGGAAATAAAGCAAAGGAAATGCAGGGAAGAGAACATCGCGATATACGTGTAACAAGACCGATGCGTGATGGTGTTATTGCAGATTTTGAAATTGCTGAAGGAATGATTCGAGCATTTATTAAAAAAGTTACACCAAATACTTTTACAAGTAAAAGAATAGTTATTGCTGTCCCGAGTGGTGTTACAGAAGTTGAAAAGAGAGCGGTACGCGACGCAGCTGAACACGCAGGAGCTAAAGAAGTCCATCTCATCGCTGAACCAATGGCTGCCGCTATTGGAATTGGTATTGATGTAGAAGCTCCAGTTGGAAACATGATTATCGATATTGGGGGAGGTACAACCGAAATCGCTGTTATTGCTTTGGGAGGCATTGTTAACGAAGAATCTATTCGTATTGCTGGCGATGAGATGAATAATGCTATTATGCAATTCTTTAAGAAAAATTATAATCTTTTAATTGGTGAAAGAACAGCTGAAGCAATTAAATGCGAAGTGGGTTCTGCAGTTCCTCTTAAAGAAGAGATTACCATTCAAGTTAAAGGTAGAGATCTTGTTGGCGGTATTCCAAAAACTACAGAAGTTAGTTCTGTAGAAATTCGTGAAGCTTTAAATGAAAGTATAACTCAAATAGTTGATGCTGTACGTCAGACTCTTGAAAGAACTCCACCAGAGCTTTCTGCTGATATTCTGGATAGAGGCGTTATGCTTACAGGAGGAGGTGCATTATTAAAAGGATTGGATGAAAGAATTAGAATGGAAATAAATCTTCCTGTTCATGTAGCAGACGATCCATTAACAGCTGTTGTTCGTGGTACTGGTAAAGCACTTGAAAATATGAATAAATATTCTAAAGTCTTTATTCGTAAAAGAACTTACTGA
- the purH gene encoding bifunctional phosphoribosylaminoimidazolecarboxamide formyltransferase/IMP cyclohydrolase has protein sequence MDKFALISVSDKTNIVEFARELNFLNYKILATGNTSKLLLENNIDCIEISTFTSFPEIFSGRVKTLNPKIFGGILMRRDNPDDKVQAEENKIFPIDIVCVNLYPFPQVVNREDISLDEKIENIDIGGPSLIRAAAKNYKYVSILTNPLQYDEFLSELKSGGISLETRKKLAYEAFAYTSYYDTLIANYFEKEFNQPKKEIRINYKLSLNLRYGENPHQKAYLFGNIDEYFDVLHGKELSYNNIVDLSAAVDLVKEMEKSGCAIIKHTNPCGAAIGINTKDAYEKALSCDPVSAFGGIVAFNTEVDEETAIKLNEIFLEIICAPSYTEKALEILKSKKNRRLIRVKNKFNENEFEIKSVRGGLLVQEKDNSRLDDSILKFVTEKKCSEKELSDLKFAWIVCKHTKSNAIVFVKDKKAIGVGAGQMSRLDSVKVAAMKAKQYGHELNGAVAASDAFFPFADGILEIASHGITAVIQPGGSVRDEEVIKAANEKNISMIFTGIRNFKH, from the coding sequence TTGGATAAATTTGCTTTAATAAGTGTTTCTGATAAAACAAATATAGTAGAATTTGCAAGAGAACTAAACTTTCTTAATTACAAGATTCTTGCTACAGGTAATACTTCAAAACTTCTACTTGAAAACAATATTGATTGTATTGAGATTAGTACTTTTACTTCTTTTCCCGAAATATTTTCAGGGAGAGTTAAAACCCTGAATCCCAAAATATTTGGTGGTATTCTTATGCGAAGGGATAACCCTGATGATAAAGTTCAAGCAGAAGAAAATAAAATCTTTCCAATTGATATAGTTTGTGTTAATCTATATCCTTTTCCTCAAGTTGTAAATAGAGAAGATATTTCTTTAGATGAAAAAATTGAAAATATTGATATTGGAGGTCCAAGTTTAATTCGTGCGGCTGCTAAAAATTACAAATACGTTTCTATACTTACTAATCCTTTGCAATACGATGAATTTTTATCTGAACTTAAAAGTGGTGGAATAAGTTTAGAAACCAGAAAAAAATTGGCTTACGAAGCTTTTGCTTATACATCATATTATGATACTTTAATTGCTAATTACTTCGAAAAAGAATTTAATCAACCTAAAAAGGAAATAAGAATAAATTATAAATTATCTCTTAATTTACGATATGGTGAAAATCCACACCAAAAAGCATATCTATTTGGTAACATTGATGAATATTTTGATGTTCTGCATGGAAAAGAACTTTCATACAATAATATTGTCGACTTATCTGCAGCAGTAGATCTTGTAAAGGAAATGGAAAAAAGTGGTTGTGCAATAATTAAGCATACAAATCCATGCGGAGCTGCAATTGGAATTAATACTAAAGACGCATACGAAAAAGCTTTATCCTGTGACCCTGTTTCTGCCTTTGGAGGAATTGTAGCTTTTAATACAGAAGTAGATGAAGAAACAGCAATTAAATTAAATGAAATATTTCTGGAAATTATTTGTGCTCCTTCGTATACAGAGAAAGCTTTGGAAATATTAAAATCGAAAAAAAATCGTAGATTAATAAGAGTAAAAAATAAATTTAATGAGAACGAATTTGAGATTAAGAGCGTTCGGGGTGGCTTACTTGTTCAGGAAAAAGATAATTCCAGATTAGATGACTCAATTTTAAAATTTGTTACAGAAAAAAAATGCAGCGAAAAAGAATTAAGCGACTTGAAATTTGCTTGGATAGTTTGTAAACATACTAAATCGAATGCAATTGTTTTTGTTAAAGATAAAAAAGCAATTGGTGTTGGAGCTGGTCAAATGTCACGACTTGATTCTGTAAAAGTAGCAGCAATGAAAGCTAAACAATATGGTCACGAACTAAATGGAGCTGTTGCAGCATCAGATGCCTTTTTCCCATTTGCTGATGGAATTCTTGAGATTGCATCTCATGGTATTACTGCTGTAATTCAACCAGGTGGTTCTGTTCGAGATGAAGAAGTTATAAAAGCTGCAAACGAAAAAAATATTTCTATGATTTTTACTGGCATTAGAAATTTTAAACATTAA
- the purN gene encoding phosphoribosylglycinamide formyltransferase yields the protein MLNIAVFVSGRGSNLRAIYEKVPKSKVVISAVVSDKKDCKAIEFAKEKNIPVYFVSSKEKEDFISYFKLIDELKRLNVDLIVLAGFLKKIPDEFVDAFENKIINIHPALLPSFGGKGMYGIYVHQAVFNSSAKVSGATVHFVDKIYDNGKIIAQRAVDIEDVKSPEEIAERVLKIEHELLPYVVEKFADNKIKIENNRVLILE from the coding sequence ATGTTAAATATAGCTGTTTTTGTATCGGGAAGAGGCTCAAACCTTAGAGCAATTTATGAAAAGGTTCCTAAATCAAAAGTTGTAATAAGTGCAGTTGTTAGCGATAAAAAAGATTGCAAAGCTATAGAATTTGCTAAAGAGAAAAATATTCCTGTTTATTTTGTTAGTTCAAAAGAAAAAGAAGATTTTATAAGTTATTTTAAGCTGATTGATGAATTAAAAAGATTGAATGTTGATTTAATTGTATTAGCTGGATTTCTAAAAAAAATTCCAGATGAGTTTGTGGATGCTTTTGAAAATAAAATTATAAATATTCATCCAGCACTTCTTCCATCTTTTGGTGGTAAAGGAATGTATGGAATATATGTTCATCAGGCTGTATTTAATTCTTCGGCTAAAGTTTCTGGAGCTACAGTTCATTTTGTAGATAAAATTTATGACAATGGAAAAATTATTGCACAAAGAGCTGTAGATATTGAAGATGTGAAATCACCAGAAGAAATTGCAGAAAGAGTTTTGAAAATAGAACATGAATTACTTCCTTATGTAGTAGAAAAATTTGCTGATAATAAAATTAAAATAGAAAATAATCGCGTATTGATTTTAGAATAA
- a CDS encoding tetratricopeptide repeat protein, whose product MKKYILLIALFLSFSNLSISQTTTSQLLKKALSEAYNMNIDSAEKILKRVIRRTPRLPDGYFQLAQINFWCFLGSRDVNRFNQFIKYADITQNLIDSILNKNNKNIKFTYMAGKLASYRAMINALNNSTVDALWYSKKSIDYYEKTLQLNPKYYDAYFGLGLFDYAMSFVPDFLKWAVNLAGLSSNKNRGLDYIKIAYRKGFFDKTEIEYHLAKIYSDYIAAYDSSYFILKKLIAQYPNNTLFRYQYAVTLIKDKKLNDANRILNTIINLDNKHFPQITSLAHFRKGEIYFKKNNFKKAINHFKIFLETTRETDLKGLAALNIAISYKLLDNEKEFNNYLKRVKEGNQDLFEDAYAKEKSEYFLEHGISSYDIFLLRMKNNIDAGSYKLAYDSLKSKIDSLHYGNKKLGLAYLSEVSLYLGKLQEAIDYAQKVISFNNKEERWVIPFSNYIIAKANYFLNKKAEAKEYLKLAEENNDYEFRDYIQSLIENLKRKLSRKYLFK is encoded by the coding sequence TTGAAAAAATATATCTTATTAATTGCGCTGTTTTTATCTTTTTCTAACCTGAGTATCTCACAAACTACAACAAGTCAACTTCTGAAAAAAGCATTATCTGAAGCTTATAATATGAATATTGATTCTGCTGAAAAAATATTAAAACGTGTAATTCGTAGAACACCTCGTCTGCCAGATGGTTATTTTCAACTTGCACAAATTAACTTCTGGTGTTTTCTTGGTAGCAGAGATGTTAATCGTTTTAATCAATTTATTAAATATGCTGATATAACCCAGAATTTAATAGATTCGATTCTTAATAAAAATAATAAGAACATTAAATTTACTTACATGGCTGGTAAATTAGCTTCTTATAGAGCAATGATAAATGCGCTTAATAATTCAACTGTGGATGCTCTATGGTATAGTAAAAAATCAATTGATTATTATGAAAAAACTCTGCAATTAAATCCTAAATATTATGATGCTTATTTTGGTCTTGGACTTTTTGACTATGCAATGAGTTTTGTACCCGATTTTTTAAAATGGGCTGTAAATCTTGCTGGTCTTTCATCAAATAAAAATAGAGGCCTGGATTATATCAAAATAGCTTACAGGAAAGGATTTTTTGATAAAACTGAAATTGAATATCATCTTGCAAAAATTTATTCAGATTACATTGCTGCTTATGATAGTTCATACTTTATATTAAAAAAGTTAATAGCACAATATCCAAATAATACTTTGTTTCGTTACCAGTATGCTGTAACTTTAATAAAAGATAAAAAATTAAATGATGCTAATAGAATTTTGAATACAATTATTAATCTGGATAATAAACATTTCCCTCAAATAACCTCACTTGCTCACTTTAGAAAAGGTGAAATTTATTTCAAAAAGAATAACTTCAAAAAGGCAATTAATCATTTCAAAATATTTCTCGAAACTACAAGAGAAACAGATTTGAAAGGTTTAGCTGCATTGAACATTGCAATAAGCTATAAATTATTGGATAATGAAAAAGAGTTTAATAATTATCTTAAAAGAGTCAAAGAAGGGAATCAGGATTTATTTGAAGATGCTTATGCAAAAGAAAAAAGCGAATATTTTTTAGAACATGGCATTTCCAGTTACGATATTTTTTTGTTGAGAATGAAAAACAATATCGATGCTGGCAGTTATAAGCTGGCATATGATAGTCTTAAATCAAAAATTGACTCTCTACATTATGGTAATAAAAAATTGGGATTAGCTTATTTAAGTGAGGTATCACTATATCTGGGTAAATTACAGGAAGCAATTGATTATGCTCAAAAAGTTATTTCATTTAATAATAAAGAAGAAAGATGGGTAATTCCATTTTCGAATTATATTATTGCTAAAGCAAATTATTTTTTGAATAAGAAAGCCGAAGCAAAAGAATATCTTAAGTTAGCAGAAGAAAATAATGATTATGAATTCAGAGATTATATTCAATCTCTAATAGAAAATCTCAAAAGAAAATTAAGTCGCAAATATTTATTTAAATAA
- a CDS encoding CTP synthase has product MSHKKKVKYIFITGGVVSSLGKGITASSIGLLLKLRGYSVTIQKFDPYINVDPGTMNPFQHGEVYVTDDGAETDLDLGHYERFLDVDMTRDNNTTTGQVYYEVINRERRGDFLGATVQVIPHITDEIKRRMKLLGETGKYDIIITEIGGTVGDIESLPFIEAMRQIMLEMGRKNAISVHVTLVPYISSAGEMKTKPTQHSVKNLLELGVQPNILVCRSEEKLSKEIREKIALFTNVKTEAVISAYDCSTIYEVPLVLYEQELDRIILDRLKLPDINIHLDEWISFVDKIKNATEEVKIAVCGKYVENKDAYKSISEAFVHAGAENNVKVIADFISSEEVEAKGPEVVLKGYHGLLIPGGFGERGIEGKILAIQYARENKIPFFGICLGLQCAVIEFARNVCGLKKANSAEFTKNNAYNVIHIMPDQARVKVKGASMRLGAYPCIIKKKTKAYEAYKKQKISERHRHRYEVNNKFRPILEEHGMIFSGLSPDEKLVEMIELENHPWFVGCQFHPELKSRATKAHPLFREFIKAAVQYSKENNKN; this is encoded by the coding sequence ATGTCCCACAAGAAAAAAGTTAAGTATATTTTTATAACGGGAGGTGTTGTTTCTTCCTTAGGTAAAGGAATAACAGCTTCATCAATTGGGCTACTCTTAAAGTTGCGTGGTTATAGTGTCACAATTCAAAAATTTGATCCATACATCAATGTAGATCCCGGTACAATGAACCCATTTCAACATGGAGAAGTATATGTTACAGATGATGGTGCTGAAACAGACCTTGATCTTGGTCATTACGAAAGATTTTTAGATGTTGATATGACGCGTGATAATAATACTACTACAGGACAGGTTTATTACGAAGTAATTAATCGCGAAAGAAGAGGTGATTTTTTAGGAGCTACAGTTCAGGTAATTCCTCATATTACTGACGAAATAAAAAGAAGAATGAAATTACTTGGAGAAACCGGGAAATATGACATTATTATAACAGAAATTGGTGGAACAGTTGGCGATATTGAAAGTTTACCATTTATTGAAGCTATGCGACAGATTATGCTTGAGATGGGAAGAAAGAATGCTATTAGTGTACATGTAACACTTGTTCCTTATATTTCCTCTGCTGGAGAAATGAAAACAAAACCAACTCAACACAGTGTTAAAAATTTATTGGAACTTGGTGTACAACCAAATATTCTGGTTTGTCGTTCAGAAGAAAAATTATCAAAAGAAATTCGCGAAAAGATTGCATTATTTACAAATGTAAAAACAGAAGCTGTAATTTCAGCTTACGATTGTTCAACAATTTATGAAGTTCCTCTGGTACTTTATGAACAGGAACTGGATAGAATTATTCTCGATAGATTAAAATTACCAGATATTAATATTCATCTTGATGAATGGATCTCGTTTGTTGATAAAATTAAAAATGCAACGGAAGAAGTTAAAATAGCTGTATGTGGTAAGTATGTTGAAAATAAAGATGCATATAAAAGTATTTCGGAAGCATTTGTTCATGCAGGAGCAGAAAACAATGTTAAAGTAATTGCAGACTTTATTAGCTCAGAAGAAGTAGAAGCAAAAGGTCCAGAAGTAGTTTTAAAAGGTTATCATGGATTATTAATACCCGGCGGTTTTGGTGAACGAGGAATTGAAGGAAAAATTTTAGCAATACAATATGCTAGAGAAAATAAAATACCATTCTTTGGAATTTGTCTTGGCTTACAATGTGCAGTTATTGAATTTGCAAGAAATGTTTGTGGACTTAAAAAAGCTAATAGTGCAGAGTTTACAAAAAATAATGCTTATAATGTGATTCATATAATGCCAGACCAGGCAAGAGTTAAAGTGAAAGGTGCTTCGATGAGACTTGGTGCTTATCCCTGCATAATAAAAAAGAAAACAAAAGCATACGAAGCTTATAAAAAGCAAAAAATTTCTGAAAGACATAGACATCGTTATGAAGTTAATAATAAATTTAGACCAATACTTGAAGAACATGGTATGATATTCAGTGGTCTATCTCCAGATGAAAAGTTAGTTGAGATGATTGAACTTGAAAATCATCCATGGTTTGTTGGTTGTCAATTTCATCCAGAATTAAAATCCAGGGCAACAAAAGCACATCCGCTATTCCGTGAATTCATAAAAGCAGCGGTTCAATATTCAAAGGAGAATAATAAAAATTGA
- a CDS encoding lytic transglycosylase domain-containing protein, whose product MAFKERKNIQQVVVKVEPADYKIFIPQLPEELDFCGEKVPLNDLDVKERIERELFVNAYWHSSTILAMKRANRWFPVIEPILKKYGIPDDFKYLAVIESNLSNVVSNAGATGFWQLMEASAKKYGLEVTKEIDERYNIEKSTEAACKYLREVYSKYKSWTLAAASYNYGMNGIDLQINRQKTKNYYNLFLNTETYRFVARIIAMKEIMRNPEKYGYYLKKEDLYQPIETEKIIVKSSINNLANFAEKHGINYKVLKLLNPWLRDNYLPNKSNKIYLIKIPKNNEYFAFDE is encoded by the coding sequence ATGGCATTTAAAGAAAGAAAAAATATTCAACAGGTTGTTGTTAAAGTAGAACCCGCAGATTATAAGATTTTTATTCCTCAACTTCCAGAAGAATTGGATTTTTGTGGTGAAAAAGTGCCACTTAATGATCTTGATGTTAAAGAACGCATTGAAAGAGAATTGTTTGTTAATGCTTACTGGCATTCTTCAACAATACTTGCGATGAAAAGAGCAAACAGGTGGTTTCCTGTTATAGAACCAATATTGAAAAAGTATGGAATACCGGACGACTTTAAATATCTAGCAGTGATAGAAAGTAACTTATCAAATGTAGTTTCAAATGCAGGAGCTACAGGTTTCTGGCAATTAATGGAAGCATCAGCAAAAAAATATGGACTGGAAGTTACAAAAGAAATTGACGAAAGATATAATATTGAAAAATCTACTGAAGCTGCATGCAAATATTTAAGAGAAGTTTACTCAAAATATAAAAGTTGGACACTGGCAGCTGCTTCTTATAATTATGGAATGAATGGGATCGATTTACAGATTAATCGTCAAAAAACAAAAAATTACTATAATCTTTTTCTTAATACAGAAACATATCGATTCGTTGCAAGAATTATTGCAATGAAAGAGATAATGAGAAATCCAGAAAAATATGGTTATTATCTTAAAAAAGAAGACTTATACCAGCCAATAGAAACAGAAAAAATTATAGTTAAAAGCTCCATTAACAATCTAGCTAACTTTGCAGAAAAGCATGGAATAAACTACAAAGTGCTCAAACTTTTAAATCCATGGCTTAGAGATAATTATCTTCCCAATAAATCAAATAAAATTTATTTAATTAAAATTCCCAAAAACAATGAATACTTTGCTTTTGATGAATAA
- a CDS encoding citrate (Si)-synthase produces MSSLKEKLLEKIIQERPRTERLLKEYGDVKVDEVKINQVIGGMRDIKCLVTDISYLDPYEGIRFRGLTIPEVLEKLPKVPGAEMPYVEGHFYFLLTGDIPTEQEVEEVHKEFNQRKEVPSYVFDVIHALPKDSHPMTMFASAIMSMHRESVFAKEYRKGLKKTDYWAAYYEDAMNLLAKIPEIAAHIYRWKYKDGDIIPGDPHLDFGGNFAHMMGIGKPYDDVSRLYFILHSDHESGNVSAHTGHLVASALSDIYYSISAMLNGLAGPLHGLANEEVLRWLHGVMESMGGKIPTEDEMKQFVWDTLKAGKVIPGFGHAVLRKTDPRYMAQREFCLKHLPDDPIFKYVDLLFKVVPPILMEQGKAKNPWPNVDAQSGVIQWHYGVKEYDFYTVLFGVGRALGVCSNIIWARALGYPIERPKSVTTAMLEEIAFGKK; encoded by the coding sequence ATGTCATCCTTAAAAGAAAAATTATTAGAGAAAATTATTCAGGAAAGGCCACGCACAGAAAGGCTACTGAAAGAATATGGTGATGTAAAAGTTGATGAAGTTAAGATTAATCAGGTAATAGGTGGGATGAGAGATATTAAATGTCTGGTTACAGATATTTCGTATCTCGATCCATACGAAGGGATCAGATTTAGAGGTCTTACAATTCCTGAAGTGCTTGAGAAACTTCCTAAAGTACCAGGAGCAGAAATGCCTTATGTAGAAGGTCATTTTTACTTTTTGCTAACTGGTGATATTCCAACAGAACAGGAAGTAGAAGAAGTTCACAAAGAGTTTAATCAAAGAAAAGAAGTGCCATCTTATGTTTTTGATGTTATTCACGCATTACCAAAAGATTCACATCCAATGACAATGTTTGCTTCAGCAATTATGTCAATGCATCGTGAATCAGTTTTTGCAAAAGAATATCGAAAGGGCTTAAAGAAAACCGATTATTGGGCTGCTTATTATGAAGATGCTATGAATTTACTGGCTAAAATCCCAGAAATCGCAGCACATATTTACAGATGGAAATATAAAGATGGTGATATTATTCCAGGTGATCCTCATCTCGATTTTGGTGGTAATTTTGCTCATATGATGGGAATTGGTAAACCATATGATGATGTTTCCAGACTTTATTTTATTTTACATAGTGATCACGAAAGTGGTAATGTAAGTGCACATACAGGTCATTTAGTTGCAAGTGCTCTTTCAGATATTTACTATTCAATCAGTGCTATGCTAAATGGTCTTGCAGGTCCACTACATGGTCTGGCAAACGAAGAAGTTTTGCGATGGTTACATGGTGTAATGGAATCTATGGGAGGAAAGATTCCAACTGAAGATGAAATGAAGCAATTTGTATGGGATACTCTTAAAGCAGGAAAAGTTATTCCTGGATTTGGTCATGCAGTGTTAAGAAAAACTGATCCTCGTTATATGGCTCAAAGAGAATTTTGCTTAAAACATTTGCCAGACGATCCAATCTTTAAATATGTTGATTTACTCTTTAAAGTTGTTCCACCTATATTGATGGAACAGGGAAAAGCAAAAAATCCATGGCCAAATGTTGATGCTCAATCAGGTGTTATCCAATGGCATTATGGTGTAAAAGAATATGATTTCTATACTGTTCTATTTGGTGTAGGAAGAGCTCTTGGTGTTTGTTCAAATATTATCTGGGCTCGTGCTCTTGGTTATCCGATTGAAAGACCAAAATCGGTTACTACTGCAATGCTGGAAGAAATTGCATTTGGTAAAAAATAA
- the hpnE gene encoding hydroxysqualene dehydroxylase HpnE, with protein sequence MKSCLIIGGGFAGLSSAVYLSENFKVTLLEASPKLGGRAYSIYNSQHDDFYDNGQHILMGCYKYTLRFLKKINALNKIQFPDALIINLVEKNGKIHRLNSSGLFYPFNSIKAFLQYSAIDINSRIKIIRFIFENFFIRNHALEKLTIKEWLRKKNQTDESIKSFWEILTVGALNTNTELASAKVFSEILKRIFKSSKSQTILIPETNLTDLYVINSEKYIKDRGGIINKSERVIKFVVEKNKVIKVLTNKNCYEDFDYVISAIPLHSLKKIDIENSELSSNFFYLPELKYSPILNVHLWLKENPFSEKFYGLIDSQIHWLFNHGKHISLTTSAAEKIINLKDNELLELFYSDLERYFPIFKRQFVIDYKIIKEKKATFIPDINSIDERKKIKNLFDNLYIAGDWVNINLPSTIESAVLSGYQVSKLIKKSK encoded by the coding sequence ATGAAATCATGTTTAATTATTGGTGGTGGTTTTGCAGGCTTAAGCTCTGCCGTTTACCTTTCTGAAAATTTTAAAGTTACCTTATTAGAAGCCTCTCCAAAATTAGGTGGTCGTGCTTATTCAATTTATAATTCACAGCATGATGATTTTTATGATAATGGCCAGCATATCTTGATGGGCTGTTATAAGTATACTCTTCGATTCTTAAAAAAAATCAATGCACTCAACAAAATTCAATTTCCAGATGCTTTAATAATAAACCTGGTTGAAAAAAACGGAAAGATTCATCGATTAAATTCATCTGGACTTTTTTATCCATTCAATTCAATAAAAGCTTTTTTACAATATTCTGCTATTGATATAAACTCAAGAATAAAAATAATCAGATTTATATTTGAAAATTTTTTTATAAGAAATCACGCACTCGAAAAATTAACAATAAAAGAATGGTTGAGAAAGAAAAATCAAACTGATGAATCGATAAAATCTTTCTGGGAAATTCTCACAGTAGGAGCTTTAAATACGAATACAGAATTGGCTTCAGCTAAAGTATTTTCTGAAATTTTAAAAAGAATTTTTAAGAGTTCAAAATCGCAAACTATTTTAATACCAGAAACAAATTTGACGGATTTGTATGTAATTAATTCTGAAAAATATATTAAAGACAGGGGCGGAATAATTAATAAATCCGAAAGAGTTATAAAATTTGTAGTTGAAAAAAATAAAGTTATCAAAGTTCTCACTAATAAAAATTGCTACGAAGATTTTGATTATGTGATTTCAGCTATACCATTACATTCATTAAAAAAAATTGATATTGAAAACTCTGAGCTTTCCAGTAATTTTTTTTATTTACCAGAATTAAAATATTCCCCAATTTTAAATGTCCATTTATGGTTGAAAGAAAACCCATTTAGCGAAAAGTTTTATGGTCTGATAGATTCACAAATACACTGGCTTTTCAATCATGGAAAGCATATTTCGTTAACGACAAGTGCAGCAGAAAAAATTATTAATTTGAAAGACAATGAATTACTCGAACTTTTTTATTCGGATTTAGAGAGATATTTTCCTATATTCAAACGTCAATTTGTAATTGATTATAAAATAATTAAAGAAAAAAAAGCTACTTTTATTCCAGATATTAACTCAATAGATGAAAGAAAAAAAATAAAGAATTTGTTTGATAATTTATATATTGCAGGAGATTGGGTTAATATTAATTTACCGTCAACAATAGAAAGCGCAGTGTTGAGTGGATATCAAGTATCTAAGTTGATAAAAAAATCTAAATAA